AGCTTTATGCATCGGTGATTGTCTTCAAAGATGGGTGGGGGTTGGGACATATTGAGTCCCATGTCTAGTAGAAGTTGACAAATCCTGTTGGCTTCTTGACATGCATGTGCTGCTGCTATATTCTCCGCTTCAGTTGAAGAGAGTGGAACAGTCACTTGTTTCCGACTAGACATCTTATGGTTCCTTGTCCAAACTGGAAGATGTAACCACTTGTAGATTTGCAGTCAGTGCTGTCTCCAGCCCAATCGGCATCCACATATCCAATCAGTATTGGGTTTGAcgatgctggaagttgcagcttCATCCGATTTGTTCCCGTTAGGTACTGCGTTGCCCTCTTTACTGCGTCCAGTCATGTTCCTGCGAAGTATTCCGACTGCTACAGCGCTGTCTGGTCTTGTCTCGGTGGCGATGTATAACAATTTTCTGATTGCTCTGCGGTAATAATCATTGTTGGGTAACAAGTTTTCCGTTCCGTTGTTTTTCGGATAATCTGATTCCATTGGTGTTCTTGCTTCCTTTGTGTCTTGCATGTGAAACTGTTCTAACATTTCTGTAATTCTCTgactttggttaaaggggtactccactggcccagcatctgaaacattttgttccacacgctgggtgcgggctgtgggggtcgtgacatcacggccacaccccttgtgacaccatgtcataccccctcaatgcaagtctatgggagggggcgtggtggctgccacgccccctcccatagacttgcattgagggggtgttgtgtgatgtcacaaagggtgtggccgtgacgtcacgacccccacagcccgcacccagtgtttggaacaaaatgttccggaggctgggccagtggagtacccctgtaagaagATAGCTTCCATCCTTTTCCTGCTCTATTTTAATTCCTAGGTAGTGAGTAATGTTCTCCTACTCTCCaatttcaaatacatttttttaaatcaactggtgccagaaagttaaacagatagtaaattactatttaaaaatcttaattcttccagtacttatcagttgctatgttcctcaggaagttcttttctttttgaaacctctcctgctctgggcagttcctgacatggacagaggtgtcagcagagagcactgtggtcagacagaaaagaaattaaaaaagaaaataacttcccgtgaagcatacagcagctgataagtactggaaggattaagatttttgaagagaagtaatttacaaatgtgtttaactttccagcggagcacccctttaataataatggAGAGGTGGTCactggcgatcaagagaaggtggAGCTACTGAATATACAAAGGTAAAGGGAGGAGCTGACGCAGGCCAGTGCTGTGGAGCTGATGTGGGCAGGGCCAGTGCTGAGAAGCTGATGTGGGCGGGGCCAGTGCTGAGAAGTTGATATGGGCGGGGCCAGTGTTGAGGAGCTGATGTGggcggggccagtgctgaggagctgatgtggaCGGGCCaatgctgaggagctgatgtgggcggggccagtgctgaggagctgatgtgggcggggccagtgctgaggagctgatgtgggcggggccagtgctgaggagcggatgtaggcggggccagtgctgaggagctgatgtgggcggggccagtgctgaggagctgatgtgggcggggccagtgctgaggGGCTGATGTGggcggggccagtgctgaggGGCTGATGTGggcggggccagtgctgaggagcggATGTGGGCGGGGCCAGTGCTAAGGAGCTGATGTGGGCGGGGCCAGTGCTGAGTAGCTGATGTGGGCGGGGCCAGTGCTGAGTAGCTGATGTGggcggggccagtgctgaggGGCTGATGTGggcggggccagtgctgaggagctggcGTAGGCTaggccagtgctggtaacacatcatgtaatgtactgaccTGGATTAATGTAGATATGGTCCaaagtaagcaaatctccagggccagatggattacacccaagttcagtcatttttgtacccctgttcatgatatttagagattctctggtattgtgccgagggactggtgcaaggcgaatgtggtaccaatcttcaaaaagggctctaggtcttccccaggtaattatagaccggtaagcttaacatgcattgtgggtaaattgtttcaAAGAcccataagggattacatacaagaGCCTATATAAGGGCCCTACCATATAATTCATGGATCAGCAGGGTGTATACTGTTACCATGGTGATACTGCCGCACCAGAGATGTGGTTAACTTGACTGGACGGCCTCTCGGTACCAAacttctttaacttttttatgcaGCTACATTGTCCCAGTTCACCATAGTTAATTAATGGCTGACATGTCTCACCTTATTGGGAAACTCCATCTCCTGTGGGGTCTCCGGCTTGAGTTTGTGCCCTCCCCCGACTCCTCCCTAACTACCCCAGCCTAATCCTGTGCCCTCATCCAGACCCTTCCTTCTTCTTTCCTGTCGGGGTAGTTGGTGGTGTTGGATTTGTGAGGTTTCTTCCTCTTCCTGTTGCCTTTTCCCCTTTTCTCTCTTTTCCTTTCATtcttccctcttctcttcttcccccaTTTCCTGCATTCTTCTTCTTGTCCTTTCATTGGGTCCCATCATCCGGCCACCACCTCTAGACTTCATTCTAAGACCTGCACCGATCACAGTGTATAAAGTTATATTTAgtgagtgtgttaaccctttaggtgtttccccaGAATTACAGAAATGTGGAGGTAATTTATAGACATCTGGGATATGTGGCCCTAGAGTGTAACCAGAGTGTAACCTGAGTGTAACCCCGGCCTCAGCCATAAAGGAGCGGGGGCGTATGTGAGCTGTGCGGAGGACATCGGATAAAAAGAGCAACAACGACTAGAAGTCCCAGGACATGCTGCATACATTCACCATATGGGACCTATCTCACTCCTGGCCACATGAACCAGTTCTCCCAGTCACCTACAAGAGCGCTATCCTGACTGATGGACGGGATTGGTTACCCTCCACTTCACTCCAGTGTCTCTTCCCTATACACAGGTCCATACTGATCAGTCTGCTCCTCCATTTACAGAATTGTATCAGACCACGTCAGTCGCTGTACAGTCCTGtaaatcagagaagacatcacaccCCATACACACTAATAACACCGCATCACATGACTAATCCCATTATAAGAAGAATTCTAACACAATATGACCAAAATCCTGTGTGTGACCCCGGCCTAAGGGTTATTGGTGACAACACAGAAGTGTCCTGATcctgataggacagaagtgacACATGAGATACAATCAGTAATATTTCTAATGGAAATGAGGCCGAGGTAATACATAGTAATCACCAATCATTATCATCCATAGAAATCATCCAATCATACTGTAGTGTAGAGCTACAAGTCACTACTAAATGATACACAATAGCATTACATATTACTTCTCATTACCGTTATTTACCTACAAaggtcacatgaccccaggtgctGATGACCAAGAGATGATGTTGGCTTTAGCTTCTGCTTAGGTTTTATTATGGAGTTTATTTGAGGGTTAATTCTCACAACAGAACTTAGAAAACATCACATTTTACTGTTACCTGAGATCTCAGATTTCCATTCTCCATATTATtagatttttataatttattatttcaTCTATCAGTCTccagtgtgacttctctcatgtcgAAAAAGTTGTGATTtacatataaaacatttcccacattctgaacatgaatatggcttttctcctgtgtgtatTCTCTTATGTATTACAAGATCTGATTTacttataaaacatttcccacattctgaacatgaatatggcttcactcctgtgtgaattctcttatgcttaacaagatttgatttagtTGTAAAACACTTGCCACATTCAGAACataaatatggcttctctcctgtgtgaattctctcatgtacaaCTAGAACTgatttttgtgtaaaacatttgccacattctgaacatgaataaggCTTCTCATCCATGTGAATTCtcttatgtttaacaagatccgAGATACCTttgaaacatttaccacattctgaacatgaatatggcttctctcctgtgtgaattctttcatGTAACGTAAGATGTGCTTTACTTataaagcattttccacattctgaacacgaatatggcttctctcccatGTGAATTCTTTCATGATTTGAAAGATGGGATATGtttctaaaacatttcccacattctgaacatgaatatggcttcactcctgtgtgaattctcttatgCTTAACAAGATTTGAGTTAGTTGTAAAACACTTGCCACATTCAGAACataaatatggcttctctcctgtgtgaattctctcatgtataactAGAACTGATTTTtgtctaaaacatttcccacattctgaacatgaatacggcttctcccctgtgtggattCTCTCATGTTTAACAAGCTCTGATTTacttttaaaacatttcccacattctgaacatgaatttggcttctcccctgtgtgaattttccTGTGTGTAAAAAGATCTGATCTTCCTGTAAATTGTTTCCCACATTCCTCACAATATAAACCTTTCCCATGTTCCTGCtctgtccttgtggtaacaatgtgtggttggtcaggagaaggttcctcatgatcaggtggattattataggatagatctggatggacattaggggtaaggaggtcttctcctgaggagcgctccatcatatcttcatcttctcctttatcattcagggataacatgaagtttccctcagaattcttactgggattttctgttgaagcaaaatatagatttttgagatttattaaaaaaaacataatttaaaatattttattaagggggtaaACTAAGTAACAGATgcactttaaccacttagggacccagggcataccagGCATCCCCTGACAATGcctgggtcctgagacccccaatgtcggcgatcgctgcaaattgcCGATCAATTCAGTtcagcgattccgggctgatcgggtctctggtgacccgatcggctGAAAAATAGAGATGATCGGAGCGGTCAGAGACAGCCGTGATCATCCTAAAAgggtaggagcgaggtggcacttcctcctatcccctgcgatttgcCGGTAAGGACTGACCAGCAAATCGTAAtgcaggtgcgggggggggggggggtgaaagttcTATTCCCTCGCTCTGCCCTCCCCTAGAAGTCCGGTCAGAGCGGCAGAAGATGGTGGCGACGGCTGCGGAGGCAgggggaccggcggcagttaCCTGATGATACGGGGGACTGGGAACCTGCGGCAGAAAGGAGGCGCAGGTAAGTGGATCCAGCGGTGACGacgtcagaggcagcagtgaagatcgctgtaaagtgatcttcactgctgcttctcagagtttcaaaactacaactcccagcatgccctgacagtccaggcaggctgggagttgtagttctgtaacatctggcccttcagatgttgccaagctactactcccagcatgcctgggcagtctgggcatgcttggagttgaagttttgcaacatctggagggctacagtttggagatcactgtgtagtgtagtggtgtccaaactgttctcctccagttgttgcaaatctacaactcccaacatgtcctttggctgtccgggcatgctgggagttgtagttttgcaacagctgaaggcacacaggttgggaaacactgaattgaactctcagtgttttgcaaccagtgtgcctccagctgttgcataactaaaactcccagcatgcccttctgctgtcactgaatgctCACAGTTGTcgtttttccaacagctggaggcacacaggttgcaaaacacagagtttaacagtgcttcccaacctgtgtgcctccagctgttgcaaactacaacttccagcatgcactgatagaccgtacatgcagagagttgtagttttgcaacagctgaatgcttgCCCCTCCCGCCGCCCccgcccccccaatgtgaatgtacagggtacaatcacacggtcgggtgtacagtgagtttctcgctgcaagtttgagatacagcaaatcttctgctgcagctcaaactcccagcgggaaactcgctgtacacCCCCtatacctacacaaaataaaaggtaaaacaaacAGTTAccgccccccaataaaaatgagaaatgtctggtacggcagtgtttccaaaatggagcctccagctgttgcaaaacaacaactcccagtattgctggacatccgttgactgtccaggcatgctgggagctttgcaacagctggaggcaccctgtttgggaaatactgccgtatggtatttttggtatcagaggcaagtgtaattctggtatccgggtccgtccctaagcaaatccctaattaaggcctcaaatatgCATGCCACTCTCTCAAtgcagagccctgtcatatttcaaggcaacagtttagggtcatatatggggtatctctgtactcaggagaaattgcctaacaaattttgggggtctttttctcctttcaccccttatgaaaaggtaaagttggggtctactccagcatattatcgtaaaaaaataataaaaataaattttttacactaacatgcacatggctcctgacttctattccaaacaaattctctctccaaaagctcaatggtgctccttctcttctgagcattgtagttcgcccgcagagcactttacatacacaaatggggtatttatatactcagaagaaatggggttacaaattttgggaggctttttctcctattaccccttgtgaaaatgaaaaatttggggtaacaccagcattttagtgaaaaaaaatcgaatttttcaagtccaactttagtggaaatttgtcaaatacctgtggggagttaaggctcattggtccccttgttacgtgccttgaggggtgtagtttccaaaatagcatgccatgtggggctttttttttttttgctgttctggcaccataggggcttcctaaatgtgacatgccccccaaaatcccattgtcgctccttcccttctgagccctctactgcgcccgccgtacacttgacatacacatatgaggtatttccttactctagagaaatttggttacaatttttttttttgggggggggggggggggggggatttctctccttttaccccttgtaaaaatgcaaaaactgggtctacaaaaacatgcgagtataaaaaatgcagattgtgaattttctccttcactttgctgctattcctgtgaaacacctaaagggttaacacacttactgaatgtcattttgaatactttggggggtgcagtttttataatggggtcatttatggggtattgctaatatgaaggcccctcaaatccacttcaactgGTCCCTCAAAAGTTCTGATACTGTTGGGCAGGAATGGATTCATCCAGCAGTCAATTCTTGCTATGTTAAGCCTCGGGCTCGTTGTTGTTTTGCTGCGATCATATTGTAAGGTTCTGACCTACTTGTGTCTTTTGCTCTATTGTTTTTGTTATAATGTtttataaaatacaataaaaaacattgaaagtgaaaaattggaaaattgctgctgaacattaaagcctctgatgtcttccagaagtaaaagtaaaaaggagCCTCCCCTGAAGACACCTCTGAATTCCCTGTGTAatccattattacatacctgggacaacacctcctggaattattacatacctggggtaacacctcctataattattacatacctggggtaacacctcctgaaattattacatacctgggacaacacctcctggaattattacatacctgggacaacacctcctataattattacatacctgggacaacacctcctataattattacatacctggggtaacacctcctggaattattacatacctgggacaatacctcctggaattattacatacctgggacaacacgtcctggaattattacatacctgggacaacacctcctggaattattacatacgtggggtaacacctcctggaattattacatacctgggacaacacctcctggaattattacatacctgggacaacacctcctggaattattacatacgtggggtaacacctcctggaattattacatacctgggacaacacctcctggaattattacatatgtggggtaacacctcctggaattattacatacttggggtaacacctcctggaattattacatacctgggataacacctcctggcattattacatacctggggtaacatctcctggaattattacatacctggggtaacacctcctggcattattacatacctgggacaacacctcctggaattattacatacctggggtaacacctcctggaatttcctccttcacttccctcatacacgggtgatggcccctcatcctctcttcttcatcctccactttatgattagtcagatctcccccctgatgtaacatatagaacaattcactacaatacagcagacaggaggagcaacagagacccccaaaatctatccccacatctatgactgcaggacccccctatagagatataggatcagcctcatctacctgatgcttctctgggacatttccctctggacagtcctgggaatacagagggcggggacacctctcgggtggatttctatcaatgactccatctgtagggaacacacagggaatgaatacatcagtgctggatagatttctatgttactaggtagTGAGAGTGATACCTAccatatttattggcgtataacacgcattgttaatgctaacatttttagcctaaagtctatctgcgtgttatacgctgatagacTGTTTGTGACCCCGCAAAAccagctgcagttcaatgatttaaagagggcactttaaatcattgaactgcagcagcttctgcctgacCAGAGTCCCACTACCACTGCcagattccctccccgtccccagtTTAATAGTTGCATGTCCAGCCGCTGCCGCcattgcccaattccctccccgtccccggttttatagttacatgtgccctggggactgcggtccttcatgctccggcggtctcctgatctctcactgtgcgctgcgcaatgacgagtgacctcctcaacacgacgtcactcgtcaggcagtgcgcggcgcacagtgacagatcaggagactgccggagcatgaaggaccgcagtccccagggcacatgtaactaactataaaactggggacggggagggaatagagcagcggcactctggccccacaaaagACACTGCacttgctttaaatcattgaactgcagaagccgccagaaacagtttatcgcggtacacctgcacacacaccctcatttttccaaggatattttggtaaaaaaacgtttccttggaaaaattagggtgcgtgttataccccgataaatacagtatatacatgtgtcttcttaccttgtgatgcgaggggccggtgatcctccatcatgactatgtcctggtacagatccttgtgtccttctacatactcccactcctccatggagaaatagaccgccacatcctgacaccttataggaacctgacacacaatgataccgtcatcaccagacccctccattactgtataatgtcccagcagggtcacctctctaatcatcaccagacccctccattactgtataatgtcccagcagtgtcacctctctaatcatcaccagacccctccattactgtataatgtcccagcagtgtcacctctctaatcatcaccagacccctccattactgtataatgtcccagcagtgtcacctctctaatcattaccagacccctccattactgtataatgtcccagcagtgtcacctctccagtcatcaccagacccctccattactgtataatgtcccagcagtgtcacctctccagtcatcaccagacccctccattactgtataatgtcccagcagtgtcacctatccagtcatcaccagacccctccattactgtataatgtcccagcagtgtcacctctctaatcatcaccagacccctccattactgtataatgtcccagcagtgtcacctctccagtcatcaccagacccctccattactgtataatgtcccagcagtgtcacctctccagtcatcaccagacccctccattactgtataatgtcccagcagggtcacctctccagtcatcaccagacccctccattactgtataatgtcccagcagtgtcacctctccagtcatcaccagacccctccattactgtataatgtcccagcagtgtcacctctccagtaatcaccagacccctccattactgtataatgtcccagcagtgtcacctctccagtcatcaccagacccctccattactgtataatgtcccagcagtgtcacctctccagtcatcaccagacccctccattactgtataatgtcccagcagtgtcacctctccagtcatcaccagacccctccattactgtataatgtcccagcagtgtcacctctccagtcatcaccagaccccctccattactgtataatgtcccagcagtgtcacctctccagtcaccaccagacccctccattactgtataatgtcccagcagtgtcacctctccagtcatcaccagaccccttcattactgtataatgtcccagcagtgtcacctctccagtcatcaccagacccctccattactgtataatgtcccagcagtgtcacctctccagtcatcaccagacccctccattactgtataatgtcccagcagtgtcacctatctaatcatcaccagacccctccattactgtataatgtcccagcagtgtcacctctccagtcatcaccagactcctccattactgtataatgtcccagcagtgtcacctctccagtcatcaccagacccctccattactgtataatgtcccagcagtgtcacctatctaatcatcaccagacccctccattactgtataatgtcccagcagtgtcacctatctaatcatcaccagacccctccattactgtataatgtcccagcagtgtcacctctccagtcatcaccagactcctccattactgtataatgtcccagcagtgtcacctctccagtcatcaccagacccctccattactgtataatgtcccagcagtgtcacctctctaatcatcaccagacccctccattactgtataatgtcccagcagtgtcacctctccagtcatcaccagacccctccaatactgtataatgtcccagcagtgtcacctctccagtcatcaccagacccctccattactgtataatgtcccagcagtgtcacctctccagtcatcagacccctcgattactgtataatgtcccagcagtgtcacctctccagtcatcaccagacccctccattcctgtataatgtcccagcagtgtcacctctccagtcatcaccagacccctccattactatataatgtcccagcagtgtcacctctccagtcataaccagacccctccattactgtataatgtcccagcagtgtcacctctttaatcatcaccagacccctccattactgtataatgtcccagcagtgtcacctctccagtcatctccagacccctccattactgtataatgtcccagcagtgtcacctctccagtcatcaccagacccctccattactgtataatgtcccagcagggtcacctctccagtcatccccagacccctccattactgtataatgtccaagcagggtcacctctctaatcatcaccagacccctccattactgtataatgtcccagcagtgtcacctatccagtcatcaccagacccatccgttactgtataatgtcccagcagtgtcacctctctaatcaccagacccctccattactgtataatgtcccagcagtgtcacctctccagtcatcaccagacccctccattactgtataacgtcccagcagtgtcacctctccagtcatcaccagacccctccattactgtataatgtcccagcagtgtcacctctcacgtcatcaccagacccctccattactgtataatgtcccagcagtgtcacctatccagtcatcaccagacccctccattactgtataatgtcccagcagtgtcacctctccagtcatcaccagactcctccattactgtataatgtcccagcagtgtcacctctccagtcatcaccagacccctccattactgtataatgtcccagcagtgtcacctctctaatcatcaccagacccctccattactgtataatgtcccagcagtgtcacctctccagtcatcaccagacccctccaatactgtataatgtcccagcagtgtcacctctccagtcatcaccagacccctccattactgtataatgtcccagcagtgtcacctctccagtcatcagacccctcgattactgtataatgtcccagcagtgtcacctctccagtcatcaccagacccctccattcctgtataatgtcccagcagtgtcacctctccagtcatcaccagacccctccattactatataatgtcccagcagtgtcacctctccagtcataaccagacccctccattactgtataatgtcccagcagtgtcacctctttaatcatcaccagacccctccattactgtataatgtcccagcagtgtcacctctccagtcatctccagacccctccattactgtataatgtcccagcagtgtcacctctccagtcatcaccagacccctccattactgtataatgtcccagcagggtcacctc
Above is a genomic segment from Hyla sarda isolate aHylSar1 chromosome 1, aHylSar1.hap1, whole genome shotgun sequence containing:
- the LOC130287419 gene encoding zinc finger protein OZF-like, with amino-acid sequence MRGHHPCMREVKEEIPGGVTPENPSKNSEGNFMLSLNDKGEDEDMMERSSGEDLLTPNVHPDLSYNNPPDHEEPSPDQPHIVTTRTEQEHGKGLYCEECGKQFTGRSDLFTHRKIHTGEKPNSCSECGKCFKSKSELVKHERIHTGEKPYSCSECGKCFRQKSVLVIHERIHTGEKPYLCSECGKCFTTNSNLVKHKRIHTGVKPYSCSECGKCFRNISHLSNHERIHMGEKPYSCSECGKCFISKAHLTLHERIHTGEKPYSCSECGKCFKGISDLVKHKRIHMDEKPYSCSECGKCFTQKSVLVVHERIHTGEKPYLCSECGKCFTTKSNLVKHKRIHTGVKPYSCSECGKCFISKSDLVIHKRIHTGEKPYSCSECGKCFICKSQLFRHERSHTGD